One Alphaproteobacteria bacterium genomic region harbors:
- a CDS encoding TIGR00730 family Rossman fold protein, whose amino-acid sequence MSKTLSICVYCGSRTGNNPILAEKAIELGRLMARHNIQLIYGGARIGIMGGIASSIMEHNGKAIGIIPHHLDETEVANRGISELHIVDDMHIRKRLMSEKADAFIIMPGGLGTLDETFEMLTWKQLGLHNKPIIFYNMLQFWDPLLKLIHYIVDNGFAEKSTFSFYEVADNINDIMKIIQSHFPFIEL is encoded by the coding sequence ATGTCCAAAACATTATCCATTTGTGTATATTGCGGTTCAAGAACCGGGAATAACCCTATTTTAGCTGAAAAAGCTATAGAATTAGGTAGGCTTATGGCACGTCATAATATCCAACTTATTTATGGGGGGGCACGCATCGGTATTATGGGGGGGATTGCCAGCTCCATTATGGAACATAATGGAAAAGCAATTGGTATTATTCCCCATCATCTCGATGAAACAGAGGTTGCTAACAGGGGTATTAGCGAACTTCACATTGTTGATGATATGCATATAAGAAAACGTCTAATGTCCGAAAAAGCAGATGCTTTTATTATTATGCCCGGGGGTCTTGGGACATTAGACGAAACATTTGAAATGTTAACATGGAAACAATTAGGGCTTCATAACAAACCCATTATTTTTTACAATATGCTTCAATTTTGGGATCCTTTATTAAAATTAATTCACTATATTGTGGATAATGGCTTTGCAGAAAAATCAACTTTTTCTTTTTACGAGGTTGCGGATAATATTAATGACATTATGAAGATTATCCAATCTCATTTTCCATTTATTGAACTATAA